Proteins from a genomic interval of Acetobacterium woodii DSM 1030:
- a CDS encoding DUF7000 family protein, with product MKTLNEQIESYTQQLRRGEIQIAYKGILAFMGKLRAAFIKKYPHYDVSNIYPGYLDMSYFSLSTKSLKDQGLKIAIVYLHEKGSFEGWLSARNRDIARNYKLVLNNLSDEINIFHDQDNQDAIMECILIDTPDFEDQAQLINVIDQRVEKFVAAIINH from the coding sequence ATGAAAACGCTCAATGAACAAATAGAGTCGTACACACAGCAGTTGCGACGGGGTGAAATCCAAATTGCGTATAAAGGGATATTAGCATTCATGGGTAAATTAAGAGCTGCTTTTATTAAAAAATATCCACATTACGATGTCAGTAATATCTATCCAGGATATCTTGATATGTCTTATTTTTCTTTGAGTACAAAGTCGTTAAAAGATCAAGGTTTAAAAATTGCGATTGTGTATTTACATGAAAAAGGCAGTTTTGAAGGATGGCTTTCTGCACGGAACCGAGATATTGCCAGGAACTATAAATTAGTACTTAATAATTTATCCGATGAAATAAATATTTTTCATGATCAGGATAATCAGGATGCTATCATGGAGTGCATCTTGATCGACACCCCTGATTTTGAAGATCAGGCTCAATTGATTAATGTGATTGACCAAAGGGTTGAAAAGTTTGTTGCGGCAATAATCAATCATTGA
- a CDS encoding AraC family transcriptional regulator, which produces MEWMKAIGEAVDYIESHMTEDITADDVANHVCISTFYFQKGFSMLCGYSIMEYIRNRRLALAGVELTNSDAKVIDLAMIYGYDSPDSFTKAFTRFHGSTPSQVRKDRNMIKSFAPLKLTISLKGGYLMDYRITKKNSFTVLSASKEFSYEQAKQEIPAFWQEHYASGKGQTVCGMFGINIDEQMGSEKFEYLIADVYNPIMDIPEGFMTKTIPAFTWAVFPCQGAMPISIQNVNAKIFSEWLPTLREYEIAAGYCVEMYDAPDKYPKGTLDENYYAEIWIPIKRK; this is translated from the coding sequence ATGGAATGGATGAAAGCCATTGGTGAAGCAGTTGATTATATAGAAAGTCACATGACGGAAGATATTACAGCGGATGATGTTGCGAATCATGTTTGTATATCGACGTTCTATTTCCAAAAAGGATTTAGTATGTTATGCGGTTACTCGATTATGGAATATATCCGCAATCGCAGGCTGGCTCTGGCCGGAGTCGAATTAACGAATAGTGATGCTAAAGTCATTGATCTTGCAATGATATATGGATATGATTCACCGGATAGTTTTACCAAAGCTTTTACTCGATTTCATGGTAGTACACCTTCGCAGGTGCGAAAGGACAGGAATATGATTAAGTCCTTTGCACCGCTGAAATTAACAATATCTTTGAAAGGTGGTTATCTTATGGATTACAGAATTACGAAAAAAAATAGTTTTACCGTCCTTAGTGCATCAAAAGAATTTTCTTACGAGCAGGCTAAACAGGAAATTCCCGCTTTTTGGCAGGAGCATTATGCATCGGGGAAAGGTCAGACTGTTTGCGGAATGTTTGGAATTAACATCGATGAGCAAATGGGAAGTGAAAAATTTGAGTATTTGATCGCCGATGTTTATAATCCGATTATGGATATTCCGGAAGGTTTTATGACCAAAACAATTCCGGCGTTCACCTGGGCAGTTTTTCCTTGTCAAGGAGCGATGCCAATTTCGATTCAAAATGTGAATGCAAAAATATTCTCTGAATGGCTCCCCACATTAAGAGAATATGAAATTGCCGCAGGTTATTGTGTCGAAATGTATGATGCACCTGATAAATATCCCAAGGGTACACTGGATGAAAATTATTATGCTGAGATATGGATTCCAATAAAAAGAAAATAA
- a CDS encoding RNHCP domain-containing protein translates to MNRENKKKSFEKGYYKTHACNDSFTCKVCGRVVIPEGAGTKHRNHCPNCLTSLHVDDEPGDRQADCGGIMEPIAVWIKKNGEWAIIHRCRRCGDMSSNRVAADDNPLKLMSIAMKPLTSPPFPIERIEKMTRLMGGDGAIE, encoded by the coding sequence ATGAATAGGGAAAATAAAAAGAAATCATTTGAAAAAGGATATTATAAAACACATGCTTGCAATGATTCATTTACCTGTAAGGTGTGTGGACGAGTTGTAATCCCGGAAGGTGCCGGAACAAAACACCGAAATCATTGCCCCAACTGTTTAACTAGTCTACATGTCGATGATGAACCGGGCGATCGCCAGGCCGATTGCGGAGGAATCATGGAACCAATTGCGGTATGGATTAAGAAAAACGGAGAATGGGCAATTATCCACCGTTGTCGCAGATGCGGGGATATGAGTTCCAATCGTGTAGCGGCGGATGATAATCCCCTGAAACTGATGTCTATCGCGATGAAGCCGCTTACTTCACCACCGTTTCCCATAGAACGGATTGAAAAAATGACAAGGCTTATGGGTGGCGATGGCGCAATAGAATAA
- a CDS encoding protein adenylyltransferase SelO, with amino-acid sequence MEKNDGGWNLENSYAQLPEIFYAPLKLATVSAPKLVILNQPLARYLGLDAEALIGQAGIDILAGRALPTNAKPIAQAYAGHQFGYFTMLGDGRAMLIGEQITPTGERLDIQLKGSGRTPYSRSGDGKAALGPMLREYLISEAMHYLGIPTTRSLAVITTGDPVYRETPLKGAILTRVAASHLRVGTFEYAAQWGTTADVKALADYAINRHFPWIQSKPNVYLGLFDEVIKAQASLIAKWQRVGFIHGVMNTDNVTISGETIDYGPCAFMDRYDPETVFSSIDLQGRYAYRNQPNIDLWNLARLAETLIPLIDENQKEAIKIVEASLQNFALLYQADWLQGMRAKLGIANEEPQDELLIAELLGLMKRYQADYTNTFVDLTLDRTSSSALYESEAFKDWHDRWKARLERQVQTNQDSKQLMKQTNPVVIPRNHQVESVLQAANDHDDFKPLQRLLEVLQAPYDYHLLNQEYMRVPELSNSPYKTYCGT; translated from the coding sequence ATGGAAAAAAATGATGGCGGTTGGAATTTGGAAAATAGTTACGCGCAATTGCCGGAAATATTCTATGCTCCGCTAAAATTAGCGACGGTCAGCGCTCCGAAACTGGTTATTTTGAATCAGCCTTTAGCTAGATATTTGGGGTTGGATGCGGAAGCACTAATCGGTCAGGCGGGGATCGATATTTTAGCTGGACGGGCCTTGCCGACCAACGCTAAACCGATTGCCCAGGCTTATGCGGGTCATCAATTTGGCTATTTTACAATGCTCGGAGATGGTCGGGCAATGCTGATTGGCGAACAGATCACACCAACCGGCGAGCGTCTGGATATCCAACTTAAAGGATCAGGCAGGACGCCGTATTCGCGCAGTGGCGATGGTAAAGCGGCGTTAGGACCGATGCTTAGAGAATATCTGATCAGCGAAGCAATGCATTATTTGGGAATTCCAACTACACGCAGTTTGGCGGTTATAACAACGGGTGATCCGGTGTATCGCGAAACACCTCTCAAAGGGGCGATTTTGACACGCGTGGCGGCCAGTCATCTTCGCGTCGGAACCTTTGAATATGCCGCCCAGTGGGGAACCACCGCTGATGTCAAAGCGCTGGCTGATTATGCGATTAATCGCCATTTTCCGTGGATTCAGTCGAAGCCAAATGTTTATCTTGGTTTATTCGATGAAGTCATCAAAGCCCAGGCTTCGCTGATTGCCAAATGGCAACGGGTGGGTTTTATTCATGGCGTCATGAATACCGATAATGTGACCATCAGTGGCGAAACAATCGATTATGGGCCTTGCGCCTTTATGGATCGTTATGATCCGGAAACGGTATTTAGCTCGATTGATCTGCAGGGACGGTATGCTTATCGAAACCAACCCAATATTGACCTATGGAATTTGGCCCGTTTGGCTGAGACCCTGATTCCGTTAATCGATGAAAATCAAAAAGAAGCGATTAAAATAGTTGAAGCATCACTGCAAAATTTTGCTTTATTATATCAGGCGGATTGGCTCCAGGGAATGCGAGCAAAGCTGGGGATTGCTAATGAAGAGCCGCAAGACGAGCTGTTGATTGCCGAATTACTGGGACTAATGAAGCGATACCAGGCTGATTATACCAATACCTTTGTTGATTTGACGCTGGACCGAACTTCGTCGTCAGCATTATATGAAAGTGAGGCCTTCAAAGATTGGCATGATCGGTGGAAAGCTCGTTTGGAAAGACAGGTGCAAACAAATCAAGATAGCAAACAGTTAATGAAACAAACGAATCCGGTGGTCATCCCCAGAAATCATCAGGTTGAAAGCGTTTTGCAAGCAGCTAACGATCACGATGATTTTAAGCCTTTGCAGCGGTTATTAGAAGTTCTTCAAGCACCATACGATTATCATTTGCTTAATCAGGAATATATGCGCGTACCGGAACTATCAAATAGTCCCTATAAAACATATTGTGGAACTTAA
- a CDS encoding oleate hydratase, producing MYYTNGNYAAFAKPLKPAGIENKHAYLIGGGLAALSAAAFLIRDGQMSGKNICILEEAALPGGGCDGIKDPNRGYVIRGGREMEDHFECLWDLYRSIPSLEIENASVLDEFYWLNQADPSSSPVRVTENQGKDAHTLHKFALSDTAAMEISTLIMTPEKYLDDKRITDVFGKDFFESNFWLFWRSMFAFEEWHSAIEMRRYLTRFIHLTHTLPDLSGLKFTKFNQYESLILPLVKFLESHGVNFRYETTVTNVIFDIQHDKKVAKQIDCISQDSCDSIKLTENDFVFITLGSNTDQSGFGDDNHPVVVPEGLGSSWSLWKNIAAQDEAFGHPGKFCGDVSGSNWESATITFADDKIPAYIEKLTGRDPYNGKIVTGGPITAKDSSWLMSWTVSRQPHFKVQKSNEIVAWVYGLFSNKPGDFIKKPMQACTGLEIVEEWLYHIGVPVNEIPDLAKNHAHCIPCMMPYVTSYFMVRKAGDRPNIVPDHALNFAFIGEHVETPEDTVFTTEYAVRTGMEAVYTLLNIGRGVPEVFASAYDIRILLKAAASMLDGKKLTDLHLPLEKKLELKKITKQVRGTMLEELLKEHGLV from the coding sequence ATGTATTATACGAATGGTAACTATGCTGCTTTTGCCAAACCTTTAAAACCCGCAGGTATCGAAAACAAGCATGCCTATCTGATCGGTGGTGGGCTGGCCGCACTATCGGCTGCGGCCTTTCTGATCCGTGACGGTCAAATGAGCGGAAAAAACATCTGTATCCTTGAAGAAGCAGCACTTCCCGGTGGTGGTTGTGACGGCATAAAAGATCCCAATCGTGGCTATGTTATTCGTGGCGGACGTGAAATGGAAGACCATTTTGAGTGTTTATGGGATTTATATCGTTCTATCCCTTCTCTAGAGATTGAAAACGCCTCAGTGCTCGATGAATTTTATTGGCTTAATCAGGCCGATCCCAGCAGTTCTCCGGTGCGCGTAACCGAAAATCAAGGGAAAGACGCGCATACCCTGCATAAATTCGCACTCAGCGACACCGCTGCCATGGAAATATCCACCCTTATCATGACCCCTGAAAAATACCTCGATGACAAAAGAATTACCGATGTCTTTGGCAAAGATTTTTTCGAATCTAACTTCTGGCTTTTCTGGCGTTCCATGTTTGCCTTTGAAGAATGGCACAGTGCAATCGAAATGCGTCGCTATTTAACCCGTTTTATTCATCTTACCCATACTTTACCCGATCTATCAGGCTTGAAATTTACAAAATTCAATCAATATGAATCGCTTATTCTTCCATTGGTCAAATTTCTAGAATCGCATGGTGTAAATTTCCGCTATGAAACCACCGTGACTAATGTTATTTTTGATATTCAGCACGATAAAAAGGTAGCTAAACAAATTGACTGTATTTCACAGGATAGCTGTGACAGTATCAAATTAACTGAAAACGATTTCGTCTTCATTACCCTTGGCAGTAATACCGATCAATCCGGCTTTGGGGATGACAATCATCCTGTCGTTGTCCCTGAAGGACTGGGTTCTTCTTGGAGTCTATGGAAAAACATTGCTGCTCAGGATGAAGCCTTCGGCCATCCCGGTAAGTTTTGCGGCGATGTCTCCGGCTCTAATTGGGAATCTGCAACGATCACCTTCGCGGATGATAAAATCCCAGCTTATATCGAAAAACTGACTGGCCGAGACCCGTACAATGGCAAAATCGTTACCGGCGGACCGATTACGGCAAAGGACTCATCTTGGTTAATGAGCTGGACAGTCAGTCGACAACCTCACTTTAAAGTTCAAAAATCAAATGAAATTGTGGCTTGGGTTTATGGTTTGTTTTCTAACAAACCGGGTGATTTTATCAAAAAACCGATGCAGGCCTGCACCGGCCTTGAAATTGTTGAAGAATGGCTGTATCATATCGGTGTTCCCGTTAATGAAATCCCCGACCTTGCTAAAAACCATGCCCATTGTATTCCCTGCATGATGCCTTATGTCACATCCTATTTTATGGTCCGTAAAGCCGGAGACCGACCAAATATTGTCCCTGATCATGCTCTAAATTTTGCCTTTATCGGCGAACATGTTGAAACGCCTGAAGATACCGTCTTTACCACTGAATATGCGGTCCGAACCGGCATGGAAGCTGTTTACACTTTGTTAAATATCGGGCGCGGTGTCCCGGAAGTATTTGCTTCCGCATATGATATCCGGATATTACTCAAGGCGGCTGCCAGTATGCTGGACGGAAAGAAGTTAACCGACCTTCATCTTCCGCTTGAAAAGAAGTTGGAGCTGAAAAAAATAACAAAACAGGTACGCGGTACGATGCTAGAAGAACTGTTAAAAGAACATGGCCTGGTTTAA
- a CDS encoding DUF5412 family protein: MKRILAIIPMIICILYAFLPICKIVAAIGGYDFVLNNYPISMIVLALISIVAVVSLNVLKISLSKTQAVFSALMLPLSAINGLLYIYQSNWKLTIIFVLICCGCSIVMLAKFSSPFILKIVSAVLSMLLIVLLLFLAFVDFIFEDFGSNTVMKSLASPQNTYTVDVIDSDQGGLGGATLVDVNYNNKTVNFFFGKFSKFPLRIYTGKWGEFEKMQISWKDEHNLIINGIKYYLDD; encoded by the coding sequence TTGAAACGAATATTGGCGATTATTCCGATGATTATTTGCATATTATATGCGTTTCTACCTATTTGTAAAATTGTTGCGGCGATCGGTGGATACGATTTTGTTTTGAACAATTATCCGATATCAATGATAGTGCTGGCGCTTATTTCAATAGTTGCAGTAGTGTCTTTGAATGTCTTGAAAATTTCGTTAAGTAAAACTCAAGCAGTATTTTCGGCATTGATGTTACCATTGTCTGCCATAAATGGTTTGCTTTATATTTATCAAAGTAACTGGAAATTAACGATTATCTTTGTGTTGATATGTTGTGGTTGTTCGATTGTAATGTTGGCCAAATTTTCATCACCGTTCATATTAAAAATTGTTTCCGCGGTTTTATCAATGCTGCTAATCGTGTTATTACTATTTTTGGCATTTGTTGATTTTATTTTTGAGGACTTTGGGTCAAATACAGTCATGAAATCCCTGGCATCGCCGCAAAATACATATACTGTTGATGTTATTGACAGCGATCAAGGTGGACTGGGAGGGGCAACACTGGTCGATGTCAATTACAACAATAAGACGGTTAACTTTTTTTTCGGCAAGTTTTCGAAATTTCCGCTTCGCATTTATACCGGAAAGTGGGGCGAATTTGAAAAGATGCAAATATCATGGAAAGATGAACATAACCTGATAATAAATGGGATAAAATATTATCTTGATGATTAA
- a CDS encoding radical SAM protein, with protein MADKTIKEHAESFAGKKVLDYLGEDPDRNLPKLMDWVDRFDVNDLFISQRKVFRNILDNPDGNWYQLIKSLWTDIDVDVRKTFFNNFIVNTSLIGCRRQEKAKEKYQCNIPWAILMDPTSACNLSCIGCWAAEYGNKLNMSYETLDDIINQGKKVGTYMYIYSGGEPLVRKKDIIRLCDAHPDCEFLSFTNATLIDEDFANEMLRVKNFVPAISIEGFEEETDFRRGKGTYQKIIQAMEILKKKKLPFGISCCYTNKNTEIIGSEEYIDDMIEKGAKFAWFFTYMPVGMDAVPELMASSSQREFMYHQLRKFRETKKIFTMDFWNDGEYVNGCIAGGRNYLHINANGDIEPCAFIHYSDSSIYDKTLLEAYQAPLFMQYHQHQPFNENHLRPCPLLDNPGALTNMIETSKAKSTDFQNPENVVELSSKCKKAADHWAPVAENLWKNAHSQV; from the coding sequence ATGGCTGACAAAACGATAAAAGAACATGCTGAGTCTTTCGCTGGAAAAAAAGTGTTAGATTATCTCGGCGAAGATCCCGATAGAAATCTCCCCAAACTGATGGACTGGGTCGATCGATTTGATGTTAATGATTTATTTATTTCACAAAGAAAGGTATTTCGCAATATTTTAGATAATCCTGATGGTAATTGGTACCAATTAATAAAAAGTCTCTGGACTGATATTGATGTTGACGTCCGGAAAACATTTTTTAACAATTTTATTGTCAACACTTCATTAATTGGTTGTCGGCGGCAGGAAAAAGCGAAAGAAAAATATCAATGCAATATCCCCTGGGCAATCTTAATGGACCCAACCTCGGCCTGTAATCTTTCCTGTATTGGTTGTTGGGCCGCTGAATATGGCAATAAATTAAATATGAGTTACGAAACCCTCGATGATATCATCAACCAGGGTAAAAAAGTGGGCACTTATATGTATATTTATTCCGGCGGTGAACCGCTTGTCCGAAAAAAGGATATTATCAGGCTCTGTGACGCTCATCCCGACTGTGAATTTCTTTCTTTTACCAATGCCACCCTCATTGATGAAGATTTTGCCAATGAAATGCTTCGCGTCAAAAATTTTGTACCCGCAATCAGCATTGAAGGTTTTGAAGAAGAAACTGATTTTAGAAGAGGAAAAGGGACCTATCAAAAAATCATTCAGGCCATGGAAATATTAAAAAAGAAAAAACTGCCCTTCGGCATTTCCTGCTGTTACACGAATAAAAATACCGAAATTATTGGTAGTGAAGAATACATCGACGATATGATTGAAAAAGGTGCCAAATTTGCCTGGTTCTTCACCTATATGCCAGTTGGCATGGATGCCGTTCCCGAACTGATGGCCTCTTCATCACAACGGGAATTTATGTATCATCAACTGCGAAAATTCAGGGAAACCAAAAAAATCTTTACCATGGACTTCTGGAATGACGGTGAATATGTCAATGGCTGTATCGCCGGTGGCCGAAACTACCTCCATATTAATGCGAATGGTGATATTGAGCCCTGCGCTTTTATTCATTACTCGGATTCCAGTATTTACGATAAAACCCTATTGGAAGCTTATCAAGCACCGCTATTTATGCAATATCATCAACATCAGCCTTTTAATGAGAACCATCTACGTCCTTGCCCACTACTCGATAATCCCGGTGCCTTAACCAATATGATTGAAACTTCCAAAGCAAAATCAACCGATTTTCAAAATCCTGAAAATGTTGTTGAGTTATCATCAAAATGTAAAAAAGCTGCCGATCATTGGGCTCCGGTTGCCGAAAACTTATGGAAAAACGCTCATTCTCAAGTATAA
- a CDS encoding GNAT family N-acetyltransferase — MNKMMKIRNEAVADYQQVEAITRKSFWNLYVPGCIEHYLVHVMRSHKDFLPELDLVIEIDHQIIGNIMYTKTKLIDETGAEKDILTFGPVCILPEYQKKGYGKKLMEYSFKQAVALGYEVIVIFGNPNNYVSRGFKSCKKYNVTLENGTYPAAMMVKELKPEVLDGRKWVYYQSPVFEIDEQAAIRFDAGLESREKKYQPSQEEFFINSQAIIP, encoded by the coding sequence ATGAATAAAATGATGAAAATTCGGAATGAAGCAGTAGCAGATTATCAGCAAGTCGAAGCAATCACCAGGAAATCTTTTTGGAATTTATATGTTCCAGGATGTATTGAACACTACCTGGTTCATGTGATGCGATCCCACAAAGACTTTCTGCCGGAGTTGGATCTGGTGATTGAAATAGATCATCAGATCATTGGGAATATTATGTATACAAAAACAAAACTAATTGATGAGACGGGAGCAGAAAAAGACATCCTGACGTTTGGTCCAGTTTGTATTTTGCCGGAATATCAGAAAAAAGGATATGGAAAAAAACTAATGGAATATTCCTTTAAACAGGCAGTTGCACTGGGGTATGAGGTAATTGTAATCTTTGGCAATCCGAACAATTATGTCAGTCGTGGTTTTAAGAGTTGTAAAAAGTACAACGTTACGCTTGAAAACGGAACCTATCCGGCGGCAATGATGGTAAAAGAACTCAAACCAGAAGTTTTGGACGGGAGAAAATGGGTTTATTATCAAAGTCCGGTATTTGAGATCGATGAGCAAGCAGCAATACGCTTTGATGCGGGTTTGGAAAGCCGGGAGAAAAAATATCAGCCAAGTCAGGAAGAATTTTTTATTAACAGTCAAGCGATTATCCCATGA
- a CDS encoding GNAT family N-acetyltransferase, giving the protein MMIREYKPDDCVFLAQLFYDTVHTINAKDYTKEQLDVWATGTVDLNEWNRTFLDHTTLVAVDNGVIVGFADLDGKGYLDRLYVHKDYQGKGIATALSNELERRAKEEVVCFKTEASITAKLFFEKIGYTVQAKQIVVRGGVPLTNFKMIKDKDVINRSSITKR; this is encoded by the coding sequence ATGATGATCAGAGAATACAAACCAGATGATTGTGTTTTTTTAGCGCAATTGTTTTATGACACGGTACATACCATTAATGCTAAGGACTATACAAAAGAACAGCTTGATGTTTGGGCAACCGGAACGGTTGATTTAAACGAATGGAATCGTACGTTCTTAGACCACACGACTTTAGTGGCGGTAGATAACGGCGTGATTGTTGGTTTTGCTGATCTGGATGGGAAGGGTTATCTGGATAGGTTATATGTGCACAAAGATTATCAAGGCAAGGGGATCGCAACGGCACTAAGCAACGAACTGGAACGACGTGCCAAAGAAGAGGTGGTTTGTTTTAAAACAGAGGCTTCCATTACAGCCAAACTTTTTTTTGAAAAAATCGGATATACGGTCCAGGCTAAACAAATCGTAGTCAGAGGCGGTGTCCCTTTGACTAATTTTAAAATGATAAAAGATAAAGATGTTATAAACAGATCATCAATAACAAAAAGGTAA
- a CDS encoding TetR/AcrR family transcriptional regulator C-terminal domain-containing protein, whose translation MSDSIITKKALASSMKSLMGKMPFSKISVGHICTECDLNRKSFYYHFKDKYDLVNWIYYTEFIETIQTQHYQDGWFFLNDICSYFYENRTFYINAFEVSGQNSFQDYFRAVLHPFILNYLKEILTTDENPEFFEVFFTDAFIVAIERWLKENPCRPPDDFIKLLKTSVGSLAKKIISEMNEDHSSP comes from the coding sequence GTGTCCGATTCAATTATTACCAAAAAAGCGCTCGCGTCATCAATGAAATCATTAATGGGAAAAATGCCTTTTAGCAAAATTAGTGTCGGCCATATCTGCACTGAGTGTGATCTGAACCGCAAAAGTTTTTATTACCATTTTAAAGATAAATATGATCTGGTTAACTGGATTTATTATACCGAATTTATTGAAACCATCCAAACGCAACACTATCAAGATGGTTGGTTTTTCCTTAATGATATTTGCAGCTATTTTTATGAAAATCGAACTTTTTATATCAATGCCTTTGAGGTCAGTGGTCAAAACTCTTTTCAGGACTATTTTAGAGCTGTTTTACACCCATTTATCCTTAATTATTTAAAAGAAATATTAACTACCGACGAAAATCCAGAATTTTTCGAAGTATTTTTCACCGATGCTTTTATTGTTGCCATTGAAAGATGGCTTAAAGAAAATCCCTGTCGTCCGCCAGATGATTTTATAAAGTTATTGAAAACATCTGTAGGAAGTCTGGCCAAAAAAATTATATCCGAGATGAATGAAGATCATTCCTCCCCTTGA
- a CDS encoding helix-turn-helix transcriptional regulator, with protein MYEWHQQIQTIVDEIDNCIKNYNGEALTLHFLSHKLGYSEFYTTRKFKEIAGMQFRDYLRHRKLAFALKEVRDRNKSFLDIAFDYGFSSHEAFTRAFKGTYGVTPSEYRKKPTPVILRTKINPFDRYFFGFGEIGMIKSTADVKIYFVTIPAHKFLHIKNYQSNGYWDFWQKQNLIPGQDYETICGLLDSIKGKLDDDGGSESNSGSGQLMAYINDPNGRLCDWGIPRTECYGARLPFDYNGEIPSQMLMLDVPEAEYIVFEHGPFDYEQENRSVEATMEKAMATFDFSGTGYCFDPSPGRIIYLLYNPERFWKYIRPVRSK; from the coding sequence ATGTACGAGTGGCATCAACAAATTCAAACAATCGTTGATGAAATTGACAACTGTATTAAAAATTATAATGGCGAAGCCTTAACACTTCACTTTCTTTCTCACAAGCTGGGTTATTCCGAATTTTATACCACCAGAAAGTTTAAAGAAATAGCCGGTATGCAATTTCGGGATTATCTGCGCCATCGGAAATTAGCCTTTGCGCTCAAAGAGGTCCGTGATCGTAACAAAAGCTTTTTAGATATCGCTTTCGATTATGGTTTTTCATCCCATGAAGCTTTTACCAGAGCTTTTAAGGGAACCTATGGTGTAACTCCCAGTGAGTACCGAAAAAAGCCTACCCCTGTCATTCTTCGTACAAAAATAAACCCTTTTGATCGCTACTTTTTTGGATTTGGAGAAATTGGTATGATTAAATCGACAGCTGATGTTAAAATTTATTTTGTAACTATTCCGGCCCACAAATTTTTGCACATTAAAAACTATCAAAGTAATGGGTATTGGGATTTTTGGCAAAAGCAAAACCTTATTCCGGGACAAGACTACGAAACAATTTGCGGTTTGCTTGATAGTATCAAAGGCAAATTAGATGATGATGGCGGGAGCGAATCGAACAGCGGCAGTGGTCAGTTGATGGCCTACATTAATGACCCCAACGGCCGACTCTGCGATTGGGGCATTCCCCGTACCGAGTGTTATGGTGCCCGTCTTCCTTTTGATTATAACGGCGAGATCCCATCCCAAATGCTGATGCTTGATGTTCCCGAGGCCGAATATATTGTTTTTGAACATGGGCCCTTCGATTATGAACAGGAAAATCGGAGTGTCGAAGCAACAATGGAAAAAGCCATGGCAACTTTTGATTTTTCCGGCACGGGTTACTGCTTTGATCCTTCCCCCGGTAGAATTATTTATTTGTTATATAATCCCGAGCGGTTTTGGAAGTATATCAGACCCGTACGAAGTAAATAA
- a CDS encoding C-GCAxxG-C-C family protein, translated as MDRQEIVAMIEKNALETSLRDDICARSTLYGLKTYFDFIPEEMITAAMSLVGGCGRANGSCGAYVAGMLAIGAKFNPMIEEELANPEKLNELRQRGFEKLLEYRDTFYQEYKTTLCPEIHKQLFGRSFDLMDDKEDAEYLNVPGHVEKCSTVVKNAARMAAEIMLEDVPD; from the coding sequence ATGGATCGTCAGGAAATAGTAGCGATGATTGAAAAGAATGCACTGGAAACAAGTTTACGGGATGATATCTGCGCAAGGAGTACATTGTATGGTTTAAAAACCTACTTTGACTTTATTCCGGAAGAAATGATCACAGCGGCAATGTCTTTGGTTGGTGGATGCGGAAGAGCCAATGGTTCGTGTGGAGCTTATGTTGCCGGAATGCTTGCAATTGGAGCTAAGTTTAATCCAATGATTGAAGAAGAACTGGCGAATCCTGAAAAGCTTAATGAGCTCAGACAAAGAGGGTTTGAAAAGTTACTGGAGTATCGGGATACATTTTATCAAGAATATAAAACTACCCTATGTCCAGAAATACATAAACAACTTTTTGGTCGAAGCTTCGATCTAATGGATGATAAGGAAGATGCAGAGTATCTAAACGTTCCCGGTCACGTTGAAAAATGTAGTACCGTTGTAAAGAATGCAGCCCGTATGGCAGCGGAGATTATGTTGGAAGACGTACCAGACTGA